A window of the Streptomyces sp. NBC_00454 genome harbors these coding sequences:
- the pth gene encoding aminoacyl-tRNA hydrolase, with protein sequence MSDDAAPWLIVGLGNPGAEYAGNRHNIGFMVADLLAERMRGKFKAHKARAQVVEGRMGPPGPLNRRVVLAKPMSFMNLSGGPVTALRDFYKVPLDRIVAVHDELDIDYPTLRLKLGGGDNGHNGLKSMTKSMGPDYHRVRCGIGRPPGRMQVADFVLKDFSSTERKELDWFVDRSADAVECLIQEGLERAQSTYNS encoded by the coding sequence ATGTCGGACGACGCGGCGCCCTGGCTGATCGTGGGGCTCGGGAACCCGGGTGCGGAGTACGCGGGCAACCGCCACAACATCGGTTTCATGGTGGCCGACCTGCTGGCGGAGCGGATGCGCGGGAAGTTCAAGGCGCACAAGGCCCGCGCACAGGTGGTGGAGGGCCGGATGGGCCCGCCGGGACCTCTGAACCGGCGGGTGGTGCTGGCCAAGCCCATGTCGTTCATGAACCTGTCCGGCGGCCCGGTGACGGCGCTGCGGGACTTCTACAAGGTTCCGCTCGACCGGATCGTCGCGGTCCACGACGAGCTGGACATCGACTACCCGACGCTGCGCCTGAAGCTGGGCGGCGGGGACAACGGCCACAACGGCCTGAAGTCGATGACGAAGTCCATGGGCCCGGACTACCACCGGGTCCGCTGCGGCATCGGCCGCCCGCCGGGCCGCATGCAGGTCGCGGACTTCGTGCTGAAGGACTTCTCCTCCACGGAACGCAAGGAGCTGGACTGGTTCGTCGACCGGTCGGCGGACGCCGTGGAGTGCCTGATCCAGGAGGGGCTGGAGCGCGCGCAGTCCACGTACAACAGCTGA